A single genomic interval of Coregonus clupeaformis isolate EN_2021a chromosome 36, ASM2061545v1, whole genome shotgun sequence harbors:
- the LOC121552674 gene encoding poly(A) polymerase type 3 has protein sequence MPFPTTNQVLLGRETPKHYGITSPISLAQAKESDLALTHSLTEALKPYGVFEEELELQRRIHVLGKLNTLVKEWIRDVSETKNLPASVIETVGGKIFTFGSYRLGVHTKGADIDALCVAPRHVERTDFFSSFLEKLKEQEEVKDLRAVEEAFVPVIKLSFDSIEIDILFARLALQTIPESLDLRDDGLLKNLDIRCIRSLNGCRVTDEILHLVPNIENFRLTLRTIKLWAKRHNIYSNILGFLGGVSWAMLVARTCQLYPNAVASTLVHKFFLVFSKWEWPNPVLLKQPEDCNLNLPVWDPRVTPSDRYHLMPIITPAYPQQNSTYNVSASTRAVMVDEFKHGLAITDEILQNKAEWSKLFEAPNFFQKYKHYIVLLASAPTEKQHLEWVGLVESKIRILVGNLEKNEFITLAHVNPQSFPGPKESREKEEVSTMWVIGVIFKKMEASENLNVDLTIDIQSFTDTVYRQAMNSKMFEVDMKIQAMHVKRRQLHQLLPNLVMPKRRKHSTEGLRQMNDSSLDLSLDSDNSMSVPSPTAVPATVPTSTPVKSGPLGPPPSPIAAAASQPEAPASTMCPPAVKRPGSPMQEERKRFKSDAEDSATEKNPSGDPVPTSLTPSTPPTMGPPAAPQTPHREMLEEESPEEEHQMKEDPSPVPEDGAATPREGEDCTTVEAQVNEDSMSEEMPASEGEVKMEADIKRMVSADLSDVPLLPANPIPVVKNSIKLRLSR, from the exons ATGCCCTT TCCGACTACTAACCAGGTGTTGTTGGGTCGGGAGACGCCCAAGCACTATGGGATCACGTCTCCTATCAGCCTGGCCCAAGCCAAGGAGTCTGACCTGGCCCTCACACACAGCCTGACTGAGGCCCTGAAACCATACGGGGTGTTCGAAGAGGAGCTGGAACTACAGCGCAG AATACATGTGTTGGGAAAACTGAACACACTAGTGAAGGAATGGATCCGTGACGTCAGTGAGACAAAG AATCTGCCTGCCTCAGTGATTGAAACTGTTGGAGGGAAGATCTTCACATTTGGATCCTACAGGTTAGGAGTTCACACTAAAG GTGCTGACATTGACGCCCTGTGTGTGGCTCCTCGTCATGTGGAGAGAACAGACTTCTTCTCCTCGTTCCTGGAAAAGCTGAAAGAGCAAGAGGAGGTCAAAGATTTGAGG GCTGTTGAGGAGGCATTTGTCCCGGTGATAAAGCTGTCTTTCGACAGCATTGAG ATTGACATCCTGTTTGCCCGGTTAGCGTTGCAAACCATCCCAGAGAGTCTGGACCTCCGAGATGACGGGCTGCTGAAGAACCTTGACATCCGCTGCATCAGGAGTCTTAACG GTTGCAGAGTTACAGATGAGATCCTCCACCTTGTGCCCAACATTGAGAACTTCAGACTGACGCTGAGGACCATCAAGCTGTGGGCTAAAC GTCATAACATCTACAGTAACATCCTGGGCTTCCTGGGTGGCGTCTCCTGGGCCATGCTGGTAGCCAGGACCTGCCAGCTCTAC CCCAACGCTGTGGCCTCCACCCTCGTACACAAGTTCTTCCTGGTCTTCTCTAAGTG GGAATGGCCTAACCCTGTTCTCCTGAAGCAGCCAGAGGACTGCAACCTCAATTTGCCAGTCTGGGACCCCAGG GTGACCCCCAGTGACCGGTATCACCTGATGCCCATCATCACACCAGCCTACCCCCAGCAGAACTCCACCTACAACGTCTCTGCCTCCACACGTGCCGTCATGGTGGACGAGTTCAAACACG GTCTGGCCATCACAGATGAAATATTGCAGAATAAAGCAGAGTGGTCGAAACTATTTGAAGCACCAAACTTCTTTCAGAAATACAA GCATTATATTGTGTTGCTAGCAAGCGCCCCCACCGAGAAGCAGCACCTCGAGTG GGTTGGTCTGGTTGAGTCCAAGATCAGGATCCTAGTAGGAAACCTGGAGAAGAATGAGTTCATAACGTTGGCCCATGTCAACCCCCAGTCATTCCCTGGACCCAAGGAAAGCAGGGAGAA AGAGGAGGTCAGCACCATGTGGGTGATAGGGGTCATCTTTAAGAAGATGGAGGCATCAGAGAACCTCAACGTTGACCTGACCATTGACATCCAGTCTTTTACTGACACAG TGTACCGCCAGGCGATGAACAGCAAGATGTTTGAGGTGGACATGAAGATCCAGGCCATGCATGTGAAGAGGAGACAACTGCACCAGCTACTGCCCAACCTGGTCATGCCCAAACGAAGGAAG cactccacagaGGGGCTTCGTCAGATGAATGACAGTAGTCTGGACCTATCGCTGGACAGTGACAACAGCATGTCAGTGCCCTCCCCCACGGCCGTGCCAGCCACTGTGCCCACGTCGACCCCAGTGAAGAGTGGCCCACTAGGTCCCCCTCCCAGTCCCATCGCCGCTGCAGCCAGCCAGCCTGAGGCCCCAGCTTCCACCATGTGTCCCCCAGCTGTGAAGAGACCTGGCTCTCCTAtgcaggaagagaggaagaggttcAAATCAGACGCTGAG GATTCAGCCACTGAGAAAAATCCTTCAGGAGACCCAGTCCCCACAAGCCTGACCCCCTCTACTCCCCCCACCATGGGCCCCCCAGCTGCCCCCCAGACCCCTCACCGGGAGATGCTGGAGGAGGAGAGCCCCGAGGAGGAGCACCAGATGAAGGAGGACCCCTCCCCAGTCCCAGAGGATGGTGCTGCAACtcctagagagggagaggattgcACCACTGTGGAGGCACAG GTCAATGAGGACAGTATGTCTGAGGAGATGCCTGCTTCTGAAGGGGAAGTGAAGATGGAGGCAGATATTAAG AGAATGGTCAGTGCGGACCTGTCTGACGTGCCCCTCCTGCCAGCCAACCCAATTCCAGTGGTGAAGAACTCTATCAAGCTTCGCCTCAGCAGGTAG